TCAAACTCAAACATATTTAAGAAAGCAGAATCAACAAAGGCACCTATACCTGCAGGCACTTTTTTGTTGCCTAAGTCAAACAAATAACCATTTGTCCCACTTAATCTTGTCACATCCTTTGCTTCAGAAATATCAGATTTAAGAACTTCAGCCAATGGTTTTGGTGATGAAAACCAAACCACAGTCTTATTGTCTGCTTCTCCTTTAGAACCTACAACATAAAGTTGTTCTGCCTTTGGGAAATTCTTATTGAAGCCTAATTGAAAATTCACCCACAGCATAATCAACATCGCCGCCGCCATACCGATCGCCAAACCTACAATATTAATCGCTGTAAAACCTTTGTTCTTCTTAAGATTACGAAAGGCTATCTTGAAATAATTTTTGATCATAATTTTGTTATTACAGGCTTAAAAAGATGTTTGACAACCTAGAAATCACTATAATTTGTGTTTTCGTGGTTTTGGCTTTTATAATTGATTCCGTGATTTCAATAACTGTTTTTTTATTGCATTCGGTTATTGAAACATAAGAATTAGGGATTTCTTCATTCGTATTTGCAGCATACCAAATCCCTGAAACAGGATAATTCTTGGTAAAACTGAACTGATAATTCAGGGATACTAAAGTTAGAAGAGTTATTCCTAATCCTATTGTCAATTTGATGTTGCTGTTAATCTTCATTATTTTGATATTTAACTTTGAAATAATAGAGGAGGAACGCCCTTCGGCTCCTGGTTTCGACTACGCTCAACCAACACAACCAACGCAGGGACCGCCCTTCGGCTCCTGGTTTCGGCTCCTGGTTTCGACTACGCTCAACCAACGCAACCAACACAGGGACCGCCCTTCGGCTCCGCTCAGGGACCGATTACACTATAAAGCAGTTGCGGTTTCCAGGATTACCTGTCCATCCAGCATACGGATTACTCTGTCTGAGAATTTGGCATCATGTTCGGAGTGGGTAACCATTACGATGGTTGTGCCAGCTTCATTGAGTTCGGTTAGCAATTGCATAACTTCATTACCATTGCTAGAGTCCAAATTACCTGTAGGCTCATCGGCAAGGATCAATTTCGGATTGTTTACTACAGCACGTGCTACGGCTACGCGCTGTTGCTGACCTCCGGAAAGCTGTTGTGGAAAGTGATTTCGACGATGCATGATCTGTACCTTTTCCAAGACCTCTTCGACGCGGCGTTTGCGTTCTGCAGCTGGCACATTGGTGTAGACAATGGCAGTTCTACATTTTCAAATACGGTTAGCTCATCGATAAGGTTAAAGCTTTGGAATACGAAGCCGATATTGTGCTTGCGAAGATCTGAACGTTTGTTTTCTTTGAAATGTGCTACTTCTATGTTATTAAAAAGATAACTACCTTCATCCAAGTCGTCCAATAGACCGATGATATTCAGAAGGGTTGACTTTCCACATCCTGACGGCCCCATTACAGCGACAAACTCGCCTTCCTTAACGTGGATATTTACATCGTTCAAGGCCACGGTCTCTACCTCTTCGGTACGGTAGAATTTTTGAAGATTGGTTATTTTTATCATGGTGTTTCTTTGTTTTAAATTAATGATTTCAGTTTATCATAATGGTTAGTTTTAAAAACCGCCATTTTCGTTTTCTCCAACAGCGGTTAATAGACTTCTACTCTATTTTTTGATGCTCAATTCCTGAATCTTATCGTATGTTTCATAGCTTGAAACTACGACCTTGTCTCCAGGTTGTAATCCATTTAGTACTTCATAATATTCTGGGTTTTGCCTTCCCAACTGGATATCTGTACGGTAGGCAACATTTCCACTCTTATCTAGTTTAAAGATCCAATTGCCTGCAGTTTGTTGATAGAAACCTCCTTTTGCTAATAAGATAGCTTTTGTTTCATCACTCAATGCCAATCGAATTGTTAATGTCTGACCACGACGAATTCCTTGAGGAACTTCATTCAAAAATTCCATATCTACTTGGAATCTTCCGTCTTTCACTTGGGTATATACTTTCTTAATTTTTAACTCATAAACCTTGTTGCCAATAGTGAACTGACCTTTAAGGTCTGGGAAGATACGGTTGATATAATGTTCATCAATATCAGCACGCACTTTGAATCCTGTGAGTACGTCGATTTGACCTAGGCGCTCTCCAGCTGTTTTGTTCTGGCCGATTTCAGCATCAAAAGATGTTAATTGGCCATCTACAGGTGCTCTTAAAATCAAATCACCAACTTTTTTGGCGCATCAATTCCAATGCATTTTGAGTACGTTTATACGTTTCGCGGTCTTGGTTAAGTTTCTGACTATTTGAAATCTGATCTTGTTTTACGATCTGTTTAGTCAGACCTACACGTTCCTTTTGATAATTATAGTCATTTAATGATTTCTCATATTCTTGAGATCCGATTGCTTTTTCAGCCAGTAGTTTCTTGTTCAGATTGTATACACGTTCAGCCTCTCTAAATGCAGACTCCACATCAGCCATTTGGTTTTTATTGCTGATTGTAGCTTGTTGGGCATTTGTTTGAGCAATTTGGTTTTGAGTTAAAAGGTTTAAGACCTGTGTCTCTTGTTGTACCAATGTCAATTCTAAATCTGTGTTCGAAAGTCGCATTATTGGATCACCCTTATGTAGATGTGCCCCGTCCTCAACAAATTTTTCCTCAACGCGTCCTCCAACTGAAGCATCTAAATATATACTGCTGATTGGTAATACGGTGCCATTAATAGGAATGAATTCTTGAAAAGTATCTTCTTTAACCTCAAAAATCGAAATACGTTCAGCATCAACGTTCAGTTTACTGTTTCCGCTGGTGTAATAATAACTAGCTCCAATCAAGGCTACGATGCCTGCAATTCCGGCTACAGTTAGTATTCTTTTTGTATTCCACGTTTTTTGTTTAATCGGTCTGTCCATGTAATTCTATATGAAATTTGATAAAAGCATATACAAGGTTGTGCCAAAGTTTTAATATAATGAATATCAGTGTTTTAGTTAACAATGAGGGTTTGGGACTGTTCGAAAGCGAACAGTAAATGTGCGGAGGTGGACAATTTGATTTTCTTTTTTTGGTGTTCATAAGTGAACACTTGGATGTTCGGCTTCGAACAGGTCGTGAGGCCTTTAATTGTTAATGTGTTGAGATTCAAAATTTTAATTATTTGGCACAGCCTATGGAATGCAGTATGAAATTTAGTTTTAAATGAAAAGAGATTTACTATTTGTAATCATATTTGTTTGTTGTTTAGTTAGCACGGCAAAAGGACAGGGAGATTCCTTGTCCTTAGCCGATTGCGTTAAACAAGCAATCCAAAACAACCCTACTTTGAGGCGAGATGAATTAGTCGTCGACCGATCTGACCTTGCTTTTAAACAAGCGAAATACGACCGTTTACCAACATTGAATGCCAATATCAGTCATGAT
The Sphingobacterium daejeonense genome window above contains:
- a CDS encoding efflux RND transporter periplasmic adaptor subunit, with product MILRAPVDGQLTSFDAEIGQNKTAGERLGQIDVLTGFKVRADIDEHYINRIFPDLKGQFTIGNKVYELKIKKVYTQVKDGRFQVDMEFLNEVPQGIRRGQTLTIRLALSDETKAILLAKGGFYQQTAGNWIFKLDKSGNVAYRTDIQLGRQNPEYYEVLNGLQPGDKVVVSSYETYDKIQELSIKK
- a CDS encoding biotin/lipoyl-binding protein; this translates as MDRPIKQKTWNTKRILTVAGIAGIVALIGASYYYTSGNSKLNVDAERISIFEVKEDTFQEFIPINGTVLPISSIYLDASVGGRVEEKFVEDGAHLHKGDPIMRLSNTDLELTLVQQETQVLNLLTQNQIAQTNAQQATISNKNQMADVESAFREAERVYNLNKKLLAEKAIGSQEYEKSLNDYNYQKERVGLTKQIVKQDQISNSQKLNQDRETYKRTQNALELMRQKSW